In Equus quagga isolate Etosha38 chromosome 14, UCLA_HA_Equagga_1.0, whole genome shotgun sequence, one DNA window encodes the following:
- the KHSRP gene encoding far upstream element-binding protein 2 — MERIAAKIGGDAATTVNNSTPDFGFGGQKRQLEDGDQPESKKLASQGDSISSQLGPIHPPPRTSMTEEYRVPDGMVGLIIGRGGEQINKIQQDSGCKVQISPDSGGLPERSVSLTGAPESVQKAKMMLDDIVSRGRGGPPGQFHDNANGGQNGTVQEIMIPAGKAGLVIGKGGETIKQLQERAGVKMILIQDGSQNTNVDKPLRIIGDPYKVQQACEMVMDILRERDQGGFGDRNEYGSRIGGGIDVPVPRHSVGVVIGRSGEMIKKIQNDAGVRIQFKQDDGTGPEKIAHIMGPPDRCEHAARIINDLLQSLRSGPPGPPGGPGMPPGGRGRGRGQGNWGPPGGEMTFSIPTHKCGLVIGRGGENVKAINQQTGAFVEISRQLPPNGDPNFKLFIIRGSPQQIDHAKQLIEEKIEGPLCPVGPGPGGPGPAGPMGPFNPGPFNQGPPGAPPHAGGPPPHQYPPQGWGNTYPQWQPPAPHDPNKAAAAAADPNAAWAAYYSHYYQQPPGPVPGPAPAPAAPPTQGEPPQPPPTGQSDYTKAWEEYYKKIGQQPQQPGAPPQQDYTKAWEEYYKKQAQVASGGGPGAPPGSQPDYSAAWAEYYRQQAAYYGQTPGPGGPQPPPTQQGQQQAQ; from the exons ATGGagagg ATCGCAGCCAAAATTGGAGGCGATGCTGCTACGACAGTGAATAACAGCACTCCGGATTTTGGTTTTGGGGGCCAAAAGAGACAGCTCGAGGATGGAG ACCAGCCGGAGAGCAAGAAGCTCGCTTCCCAGGGAGACT CCATCAGTTCTCAACTGGGACCCATCCACCCTCCCCCCAG GACTTCGATGACAGAAGAGTACAGGGTCCCCGACGGCATGGTGGGACTGA TTATTGGCAGAGGAGGGGAACAGATCAACAAAATCCAACAGGATTCAGGCTGCAAGGTCCAGATTTCTCCAG ACAGCGGCGGCCTGCCCGAGCGCAGTGTGTCCTTGACAGGAGCCCCGGAGTCCGTCCA GAAAGCAAAGATGATGCTGGATGACATCGTCTCTCGGGGTCGTGGCGGCCCCCCAGGACAGTTCCATGACAACGCCAACGGCGGCCAGAACGGCACGGTACAGGAGATTATGATTCCTGCCGGGAAGGCTGGCCTGGTCATCGGCAAAGGCGGGGAGACGATTAAGCAGCTGCAG GAGCGAGCTGGAGTGAAGATGATTTTAATTCAAGACGGTTCCCAGAACACAAACGTGGACAAACCTCTCCGGATCATTGGGGATCCTTACAAAGTGCAG CAAGCCTGCGAAATGGTGATGGACATCCTTCGGGAGCGTGACCAGGGCGGCTTTGGGGACCGGAATGAGTATGGATCCCGGATTGGCGGGGGCATTGAC gtGCCAGTGCCCAGGCATTCTGTTGGTGTGGTCATCGGCCGGAGCGGAGAGATGATCAAGAAGATCCAGAATGACGCCGGTGTGCGGATACAGTTCAAGCAAG ATGACGGGACGGGTCCCGAGAAGATCGCTCACATAATGGGGCCTCCGGACCGGTGCGAGCATGCAGCGCGGATCAtcaatgacctcctccaaagCCTCAGG AGTGGGCCCCCAGGCCCTCCAGGGGGTCCTGGCATGCCCCCAGGGGGCCGGGGCCGAGGAAGGGGCCAGGGCAACTGGGGCCCGCCTGGCGGGGAGATGACCTTCTCCATCCCCACGCACAAGTGCGGGCTGGTCATCGGCCGAG GTGGCGAGAACGTGAAAGCCATAAACCAGCAGACGGGCGCCTTCGTCGAGATCTCCCGGCAGCTGCCACCCAACGGGGACCCCAACTTCAAACTGTTCATCATCCGCGGCTCACCCCAGCAGATCGACCATGCCAAGCAGCTCATCGAGGAGAAGATTGAG GGTCCCCTCTGCCCAGTCGGACCAGGCCCTGGGGGCCCAGGCCCTGCCGGCCCCATGGGGCCCTTCAACCCCGGGCCCTTCAATCAGGGGCCTCCCGGGGCTCCCCCTCA TGCTGGAGGCCCCCCTCCTCACCAGTACccaccccagggctggggcaATACCTACCCCCAGTGGCAACCGCCTGCTCCTCATGACCCAA ACAAAGCCGCTGCGGCTGCTGCAGACCCCAACGCCGCCTGGGCCGCCTACTACTCACACTACTACCAGCAGCCTCCAGGCCCTGTGCCCGGCCCCGCACCGGCCCCCGCGGCCCCACCCACCCAGGGCGAGCCCCCTCAGCCCCCGCCCACCGGCCAATCGGACTACACTAAGGCCTGGGAAGAGTATTACAAAAAGATCG gccagcagccccagcagcccgGAGCACCCCCGCAGCAGGACTACACGAAAGCCTGGGAGGAGTACTACAAGAAGCAAG CTCAAGTGGCCAGCGGAGGGGGTCCGGGAGcacccccaggctcccagccGGACTACAGCGCCGCCTGGGCCGAATATTACAGACAGCAGGCCGCTTACTACGGACAGACTCCAGGTCCTGGCGGCCCCCAGCCTCCACCCACACAGCAGGGACAGCAGCAG GCTCAATGA